GGACAAGCCCGAGGCCACGCTCGGCGGCGACCAGGGGCATGCCCGGTAACCACGCCGAACCCTGCAGTCGGTTAGTCCTTGCCGCTGCTTTTGCGCGCCGCCGGGGTTTCCTGGAGGTAGCGCTCCATGAGTTCCCGGTGCTCACCGGCCTCGCGCTCGCGCAGTTCCCAGAACCTGGGCGAGCGACGGCCGTCCATGAAAGCCACGCCGCCTTCCTTGCCCTCGGGCGAGTCAAACCAGTCGGGGTACATTGACGAAGATATAGCCCCCATCTCCTGGTAGCCGTCCATCTCCTGGTCGAAGGCCGCCTTGAGCACCTCGAGGCATCCGGGACTCAAGGCCAGCAGTTCCTCTGCCCAGCGGTCGACCGCGGCCTCGAGATCACCGACCGGCACCACCTCGTTGACCAGCCCCATGCGTTCGGCTTCCTCCGCGGTGTACTTGCGACACAGCATCCACATTTCGCGTGCCTTCTTGGCGCCTATGACCTTGGTGAGGTAGGGGACGAAAAACCCATCGGCCGGGCTCGACACGCGCGGGCCCGCTTGGCCGAACTTTGCCGTGTCGGCGGCGATGGTGAAGTCGCAGCAGTAGGCCATGTGGTTGTGTCCGCCCAGGCAGTAGCCCTGTACCTGGGCCAGCACCGGTTTGCGTGAATTGCGCACCAGGCGGTTGTGGGGGTAGCGAAAATAGAAACCCTTGCGCAGCCCCCAGGTCTCCCACTCCACGTCGCCGCCGGTACCGAAGTTCTTGCCTGCGCCGGCCACCACGATCAGGCCGATCGATGTGTCGTGGTTGGCATCGTAAAACGCGCGGAACATCTGTTCTACGGTTTCCAGGGTCATCACGTTGTACTTGTCGGGCTTGTTCAGCGTGACCCGTGCAATGCCTCCGCCTAGTTTAGCGTGGTGTTTCTTCTCGTAGACGATTTCGTCAAAGACGAGCCCGTCGCCGTTTACCTGCTGCCAATCGCTCCAACTCATAGGCTTGCTCCCCGTGGGCCAGCATTAGCTCCCCCGCAGGGAGCAGGCAAGAAGGGGGCGGCTTGCCCCGCCTGCCGTCGAGAGGTAAATGGAACATGTTCTACCTGTGTCGCTGCAGGTGGGGTGTAGCGATACATGAAGCCACCAGCCTTTGAATATGCCGCTCCCGCTACCGTGGCCGAGGCAGTCGGGTTGCTGGCCGAGCGTGGTTTTGACGCCAAGATCCTGGCCGGCGGGCAGAGCCTGATGGCCTTGCTCAACATGCGCCTTGCGCGCCCCGAGCTGCTCGTCGATATCGCCCGCGTGCCCGGGCTCGACAGCATTGAGATATCAGGCGACTGCCTGGGCGTGGGCGCGATGGCCCGCCAGCGTTCACTGGAATTTTTTCCCGGCCTGGGCGATAGCCACCCGCTCTTGCTGGCCGGGCTGCGCCACGTGGCCCACCCCCAGAACCGCAACCAGGGCACAGTGTGCGGCTCACTGGCCCATGCCGATCCCGCCGCCGAATTGCCGGCCCTGGCCCTGGCCACCGACGCCGAGCTGTTTATAGAAGGTCCCAATGGGAGACGCAGCGAACGCGCCGAGGATTTTTTTGTCACCTACCTGACCACCACGCTCGAAGAGGATGAGTTGCTCGTAGAGGCTCGCTTTCCGTTGCCGGCAGAGGGCAGCGGCTGGTCGGTGCAGGAGGTGACCCGTCGGCATGGCGATTTCGCGCTGGCCGGTGCGGTGGTGACCCTGCGCATCGCCGACGCGCGCGTGGCCGATCCCCGCGTGGTGGCCTTCGGCGTGGGAGCTGTGCCGTTGCGCTGCGCGGCGGCCGAGCAGTCGCTCGACGGAGCCGAGCCGGGACCGGCAGCATGGAAAGAAGCCGCAGCGCTGGTGGCCGAGGCGGTCGAAGACCCCCTGGATGATGTTCACGCCAGCGCCGCTCAGCGGCGTTCGGTAGCTGGAGTTATGGCCGCGCGGGCAATGGAGCAAGCCGCGACGCGGGCTTAAGCCGAGCGGCCGGGATAAGGGCGACAGGATCAAGAATGGGCGAAGGAAAAACATCCAGGGTGACGGTGGAGGTCACCGTAAACGGCCGCCGCCAGTCGGCCGAACTCGAGCCGCGCGTGACGCTCGCCGATTTTCTACGCGTGGAGCTGGGACTCACCGGTACCCACCTGGGCTGTGAGCACGGCGTCTGCGGTGCCTGCACCGTGTTGCTCGACGGGCGCGCGGTGCGCAGCTGCATAATGCTGGCCGTGCAGGCCGCCGGACACGAGGTGACCACTATCGAGGCGCTGGCCAACGAGGGTGAGTTGCACCCGCTGCAGCAAGCCTTCGTCGACAAGCACGGCCTGCAGTGCGGCTTCTGTACGCCTGGCTTCATCATGGCCGCAGCCGAGTTGCTCGAGCGTGACTCCGACCCATCCGAGCAGGCGCTGCTCGAAACATTGGGCGGGCAGGTGTGCCGTTGCACGGGTTACGAGGCCATCATCGAGTCGGTGCGCGACGCTGCTGAAAAATTACGCCAGCAAGGCGTGGGTCCGCTCGAGCTTCTGACCGCAGCCCTCGAAAAGAAAGCGGCGCCCAGTGGCAACGATACTGGTGGCAACGATACTGGTGGCAACGGGGGCGGCGAGTGAGTAGTCACATTCCCAACAGTGTCCAGGAGCTTCCGGTAAGCGAGATCCGCTGGATAGGCAAGGGTGTTGAGCGCCTCGAAGACCCGTCGCTTGTAACCGGCCGCACCGAGTTCATCGACAACGTGGTGCTCCCCGGCATGCTTCACTGCGCCATACTGCGCAGCCCCTACGCCCACGCACGAATCGTTTCGATCGACAGCTCGGCGGCCGAAGAGATGGAGGGCGTGTATGCGGTGATCACCGGCAGCGACGCTGCGCGCCTGACCAACCCGGCCACTACGGCACCGGAGGGTTGGGGTGGCTACTGCCTGGCCCACGAGAAGACCCGCTTCGTGGGCGAGCCCGTGGTGGCGGTGGCGGCAACGAATCGCTACCTGGCCGAGGACGCCCTTGAGCTCATCATCGTTGAGTACGAGGAGCTGCCGGTGGTGGCTAACGCGCAGGCCGCGCTGGCGGCCGACGCGGCGCTGTTGTTCGAGGAACACGGCAGCAACGTGATGCTCCAGCGCAAGTTTACCTGGGGCGAGGTCGACGCGGCGTTTGACCAGGCCGACCTCGTGGTCTCCGACGACTACCGTTGGAACCGCCTGGGCGCTAATCCCATGGAGACCTTCGGCTGCGTGGTTGACTGGAACCCGGCCGACGACATGCTCACCTGCCGCGGCTCCTTCCAGTCACAGTCGCACATGGGCCTCGCACGCTCGCTGGTGCTCGGCCTGCCTTCGAACCAGGTGCGCATGATCAGTCACCCGCACGGCGGCAGCTTCGGTGGCAAGGGCGGGTTTCGTGGCGTGGACATCTGCGCGCTGCTTTCCAAGGCGGCCTCCGGCCGACCGGTGAAGTGGATAGAGGACCGCCTGGAATACCTGCTCGCGGGTGCTGGGCAGAGCTGGGATCGCGAGTACACGCTGCAGCTGGCGCTCAAGAAGGACGGCACCGTGACCGGCCTGCGCGTGAAGTTGCTCGACGACATGGGCGGCACCGCCGAGGCTTTCGGCGCCGTGTCGGCGGCCAAGCCCCTGGCCGCTTTTACCGGTTGTTACGCCATACAGGCGGCCGAGTACGATCTCACGCTCGT
The genomic region above belongs to Candidatus Binatota bacterium and contains:
- a CDS encoding (2Fe-2S)-binding protein — translated: MGEGKTSRVTVEVTVNGRRQSAELEPRVTLADFLRVELGLTGTHLGCEHGVCGACTVLLDGRAVRSCIMLAVQAAGHEVTTIEALANEGELHPLQQAFVDKHGLQCGFCTPGFIMAAAELLERDSDPSEQALLETLGGQVCRCTGYEAIIESVRDAAEKLRQQGVGPLELLTAALEKKAAPSGNDTGGNDTGGNGGGE
- a CDS encoding xanthine dehydrogenase family protein subunit M encodes the protein MKPPAFEYAAPATVAEAVGLLAERGFDAKILAGGQSLMALLNMRLARPELLVDIARVPGLDSIEISGDCLGVGAMARQRSLEFFPGLGDSHPLLLAGLRHVAHPQNRNQGTVCGSLAHADPAAELPALALATDAELFIEGPNGRRSERAEDFFVTYLTTTLEEDELLVEARFPLPAEGSGWSVQEVTRRHGDFALAGAVVTLRIADARVADPRVVAFGVGAVPLRCAAAEQSLDGAEPGPAAWKEAAALVAEAVEDPLDDVHASAAQRRSVAGVMAARAMEQAATRA